In a single window of the Anguilla rostrata isolate EN2019 chromosome 6, ASM1855537v3, whole genome shotgun sequence genome:
- the LOC135257809 gene encoding serine/arginine-rich splicing factor 11-like translates to MNCTTNVIQVTNVSPSTTSEQMRTLFGFLGKIEELRLFPPDDSPLPVTSRVCFVKFLESDSVGVSQHLTNTVFVDRALIVVPFAEGVIPDEAKALSLLAPANAVAGLLPGGGLLPTPNPLASMGGMPLAALGGPNLDPALAALGMPGSNMNSQSLAADQLLKFMTSVDPKLNHVTSGLNLNPGLKADASNKEIEEAMKRVREAQSLISAAIEPGNKKDSKRKRSRSRSRSRSRRRRSRSRSRHRRSRSRSRSRRRSKSPRRRRSRSKERGRGSDSKSRDRKKEEKEKKRSRTPPKSYSATRRSRSISRRRRRSRTASRSPRRKPSRSPSPRRHKKEKKKEREREKDRERNREEEREHPTSKKKNKDKDRERERERERERKSDEKSEKRSKSSQLQAETHKAEVNQVTRDYDEEEQGYDSEKEREEKRDSDSAPSPPPPPPPAEKGSGENVKGSKVNGDDHHEEDMDMSD, encoded by the exons ATGAACTGCACTACGAACGTAATTCAAGTGACAAACGTCTCTCCCAGCACCACATCCGAACAGATGAGAACGCTGTTCGGCTTTCTTGGCAAAATTGAGGAACTCCGATTATTTCCGCCTGA tGACTCTCCCTTGCCCGTGACCtcacgtgtgtgttttgtaaagTTCCTTGAATCTGACTCGGTCGGCGTGTCCCAGCATCTTACCAACACAGTCTTCGTGGACAGAGCCCTCATAGTCGTCCCTTTTGCTGAAG GCGTCATCCCCGACGAGGCCAAggcgctctctctcctcgccCCCGCCAACGCCGTCGCTGGCCTACTGCCGGGCGGGGGCCTGCTGCCCACGCCTAACCCTCTGGCCTcg ATGGGGGGCATGCCACTAGCTGCTCTGGGGGGGCCCAATCTGGATCCTGCTCTTGCAGCTTTGGGTATGCCGGGATCCAACATGAACTCTCAG TCTCTGGCTGCTGACCAGCTCTTGAAGTTCATGACCTCTGTGGACCCAAA GTTGAATCATGTGACCTCAGGCCTGAACCTCAATCCTGGGTTGAAGGCGGACGCCTCCAATAAGGAGATCGAGGAGGCCATGAAGCGTGTGAGAGAGGCCCAGTCCCTCATCTCTGCTGCCATTGAGCCTGGGA ATAAGAAAGACTCTAAGAGGAAGCGATCACGCTCGCGCTCACGGTCGCGGTCCCGCCGCCGACGGTCCCGGTCTCGCTCCAGACACAG GCGCTCGCGTTCACGCTCGCGGTCCAGACGACGGTCGAAGAGCCCCCGCAGGAGGCGGTCCCGCTCCAAAGAGAGGGGTCGAGGGTCAGACAGCAAGTCCAG GGACAGAaagaaggaggaaaaagaaaagaagcgtTCCAGAACTCCGCCCAAGAGCTACAGCGCCACCCGCAGGTCACGTAGCATAAGCAg GAGGCGCAGGAGGAGTCGCACTGCCAGCAGGTCTCCCAGGAGGAAGCCGTCCAGGTCGCCGTCCCCGAGGAG GcacaaaaaggagaaaaagaaggagagagagagggagaaggaccGTGAGCGcaacagagaggaggagcgagAACACCCCACCagcaagaagaagaacaaagacaaggacagggagagagagagggaaagggagagggagaggaagtcTGACGAGAAGAGCGAAAAG cgcTCAAAATCCAGCCAGCTGCAGGCTGAGACACACAAAGCCGAAGTCAATCAG GTGACTAGAGACTATgatgaggaggagcagggctaCGACAgcgagaaggagagggaggagaagagagactcggactccgccccctcacccccgccccctccccctcccgctgaGAAGGGCTCCGGTGAGAATGTGAAGGGGTCGAAGGTCAATGGCGATGACCACCACGAGGAAGACATGGACATGAGCGACTGA